The sequence GGAAATGTCTACACCGTTTAGCACCTCCAGCTTGTTAAATCGGGCGTTGTGGGTGTAGCTTTTGCCGGTGTATTTGGATCTCATGGTGGCGGCTTGGGCTGCGCCCGCCGTAGGCAGCAGCGCCGTTAAGGCCACCAGCACCGCCAGCAGTACGGCGGTGACAGAAAACAATCGTTTTTTTGCTTTTTGCATTAGGAACCTCCCAGATACCAGCGGTTTAGGTCAATGTACTTGCTGCCGTTGCCTTTGATCTTACCGGTTTTGGAATATTGCCAAATATCAAAATCCCCGGTGTAGGTGACGGCACTGTTGTAGTCCGCCACCCAGCGCAGAGTGCCCTTGGGCAGGGAGGCGGCGTCGAATTTAGAAATGTAAAAGTGTGAGTTGGCGTACACCCCGGCGGTGTAGCCGTCGGCGGTTACGGTGTCACAAAAGGCGGTGAGCAGCCGGGTGGTGTCCTTTTTGCTCACATTGGCGTCATACAGCCGACCGGCGTGCTCTCCGGCGGCGTTGTAGCCGTATTCATAGTCTATGATCAGCGGCAGCTCCACTTTGGCAAAGCGCACGGCTTCCAGCACAAAGCGGGCTTCCTCTTGGGCTTCTTTCTCCGTGGTGGCTTGAGAGAAGAAATATACACCCACCGGTACCCCGGCCTTGCGGGCAGCTTTTAAGTTCTCTTTTGCCATTTTGTCTGCATGGAGCGCACCGTCGTTGTAGCCTCGA comes from Oscillospiraceae bacterium and encodes:
- a CDS encoding GH25 family lysozyme, which produces MANERKKPAKKNTRSRSTSRRTSTRKKATRKKPTGTARRKGRRKTNGQSLFANRWVQAALALVIVGALAATVLALGNRHQRVTYDFGTDAPFVEGVDISEHNGTVDWTTLAKSAKFAFIRVGYRGYNDGALHADKMAKENLKAARKAGVPVGVYFFSQATTEKEAQEEARFVLEAVRFAKVELPLIIDYEYGYNAAGEHAGRLYDANVSKKDTTRLLTAFCDTVTADGYTAGVYANSHFYISKFDAASLPKGTLRWVADYNSAVTYTGDFDIWQYSKTGKIKGNGSKYIDLNRWYLGGS